The region GGCGAACTGGTACTTCGAGATCGAGATGGGCGGTGAGGACGGAGAGGGGGAGATCTCCGGATGGTACGCGTATCCGGGCGAGCCGACCCTCTACTTCGAGGCGTCGGGGAGCGTGGACACCTCGCTCGCCGAGGGGGCGGTCGAGGGGACGGTTCATCTCTGGACGACCGATGATCCGTCATTCGACCTTGTGCTCACGATGGTCAGCGATCCGGACACGTGCCTCGATGGGACGATCAAGATCGACGGTTCTCCGGAAGCGGACATCTACATGGTGAACTGCGACGACGAGGAAGCGGTCGCGATGTACATCGTCATCGACGGCCATGTGTTCGACGCCGAAGAGCTGCTCGGCGAGATGTACGAGATGCTGATCACGCTCGATCTCGACGAGCTCGAGGAGTGGCTCGACTACGTTCCGGCGAAGCGGATCGTTCCGGACGTCCTATGGCCCGTCGGAAAGGGCCATGCCGAGGCGCTCGAGCGCTACCGACAGTAGAGCGGGAGGGAGGCCGAAGCCGAGACGGAAGCCGCGCGCATCCTCGAAGTAGCTCCCGGGGACGGCGAGGACGCCCTGCTCCCGGCGGGCGCGCTCGAGGAGCGCCGGCAGGTCTCTTCTCTCTCGGAGGCGCGGAAAAGCCGTGATCCCCGTGTCGGGCCGGACCCACTCGAGGTCCGGCCTTTCTTTTATCCATGAAGAGACGATCGCGAGGCACCGGGCGGCGCGCTCTTCGGCGGGGCGGCGGAGCTCCTCGCGCTTCGCGAGCGCGGCGACGCCGAGCGCGACCGACGGACCGGAGAGATCCCCGATCGTGTAGTCGTAGAATGGGGCCGCGCGCCGGATCACCTCCTCGCGCGCGAGGATCCATCCGACGCGAAGCCGTCCGAGGCCGTACACTTTGGTCAGGCTGCCGACCGAGATCATGCGTGTTCCGTGGCGGAAGGCGTTCGCGTACTCGGGCGATTCCGCGCTTCCGTCCGGGCGGGCGAAATCGGC is a window of Candidatus Eisenbacteria bacterium DNA encoding:
- a CDS encoding pyridoxal phosphate-dependent aminotransferase, which encodes MKLPIIEYLRWARETKDVPFDLSRSGMEEIPLERLGVPPEKLLVPESSEWGSPTLRSAIAASYGLPEKNVLPANGTTFALFLVYAALLDSGSRVLVEEPAYEPIRRIPALLGARIDRLPRPFEKGFRFDRERLLDALAPDVRLVALTDPHNPSGVRLTREERDWLAAVAEDRGVDILVDEVYADFARPDGSAESPEYANAFRHGTRMISVGSLTKVYGLGRLRVGWILAREEVIRRAAPFYDYTIGDLSGPSVALGVAALAKREELRRPAEERAARCLAIVSSWIKERPDLEWVRPDTGITAFPRLRERRDLPALLERARREQGVLAVPGSYFEDARGFRLGFGLPPALLSVALERLGMALSDGP